One window of the Bartonella bacilliformis KC583 genome contains the following:
- the hslU gene encoding ATP-dependent protease ATPase subunit HslU, with amino-acid sequence MCVVFSPREIVSELDRFIIGQKDAKRSVAIALRNRWRRQQLEGQIREEVMPKNILMIGPTGVGKTEIARRLAKLAGAPFVKVEATKFTEVGYVGRDVEQIIRDLVEIAISLVREKKRDEVQERAHINAEERVLEALVGKTASPATRDNFRQKLRAGELDDKEIEIEVANNSNNSAPTFDIPGMPGAQMGIMNLSDIFGKIGGRTKIRKTTVKDAFKPLIDDESEKLLDQDQIIQEALCITENDGIVFIDEIDKIATQDGGAGAAISREGVQRDLLPLVEGTIVATKYGQIKTDHILFIASGAFHVSKPSDLLPELQGRLPIRVELNALTKEDLRRILTEPEASLIKQYIALMATEDVHLEITDDAIDTLADIAVDLNARIENIGARRLQTVMERVLDEISFTAPDKAGTSFKVDATYVRQSVGELASDVDLSRFIL; translated from the coding sequence ATGTGTGTTGTGTTTTCCCCTCGTGAAATTGTTTCTGAACTTGATCGTTTTATTATCGGCCAAAAGGATGCAAAGCGTTCTGTTGCTATCGCATTGCGCAATCGATGGCGTCGACAACAACTTGAAGGGCAGATACGTGAAGAAGTGATGCCAAAAAATATTTTGATGATAGGGCCAACAGGAGTCGGTAAAACAGAGATAGCGCGTCGATTAGCGAAACTTGCTGGGGCGCCTTTTGTGAAAGTAGAAGCTACTAAATTTACAGAAGTTGGTTATGTCGGGCGTGATGTTGAACAGATTATTCGTGATCTTGTTGAAATAGCAATTTCTCTTGTGCGTGAAAAAAAACGCGATGAGGTGCAAGAAAGAGCGCATATTAATGCTGAAGAGCGAGTCTTAGAAGCTCTTGTTGGCAAAACGGCAAGTCCTGCTACGCGTGACAATTTTCGTCAGAAATTGCGTGCAGGCGAATTGGATGACAAAGAAATTGAGATTGAAGTAGCTAATAATAGCAATAATAGTGCGCCAACTTTTGATATTCCTGGCATGCCAGGTGCACAAATGGGCATTATGAATTTGTCAGATATTTTTGGTAAGATTGGTGGTCGTACAAAAATACGTAAAACAACTGTGAAGGATGCTTTCAAACCATTAATTGATGATGAATCTGAAAAGCTTCTTGATCAAGATCAAATTATTCAAGAAGCATTGTGCATTACTGAAAATGATGGGATTGTTTTTATTGATGAAATTGACAAAATTGCAACCCAAGATGGCGGAGCTGGTGCCGCTATCTCGCGTGAGGGGGTACAAAGAGATCTTTTGCCTTTGGTTGAAGGAACAATAGTTGCTACCAAATATGGGCAGATAAAAACAGATCACATTCTCTTCATTGCTTCTGGTGCATTTCATGTATCTAAGCCATCTGATTTATTGCCAGAGCTGCAAGGTCGTTTGCCTATTCGTGTGGAGTTAAATGCTTTAACGAAAGAAGATTTACGGCGTATTCTTACCGAGCCTGAGGCCAGTTTGATTAAGCAATATATTGCTTTAATGGCAACAGAAGATGTGCATTTAGAAATTACTGACGATGCTATTGATACTTTAGCTGATATTGCTGTTGATTTAAATGCAAGGATTGAAAATATTGGAGCCCGTCGTTTGCAAACAGTGATGGAACGCGTTTTAGATGAAATTTCTTTTACAGCA
- the hslV gene encoding ATP-dependent protease subunit HslV encodes MREHKPDRMYGTTIITVRKGSKVVIAGDGQVSLGQTIMKSNARKVRRLGKDGTVIAGFAGATADAFTLLERLGMKLEQYPNQLMRACVELAKDWRTDRYLRRLEAMMLVADKKTTLVLTGLGDVLEPKDGIMAIGSGGNFALSAARALMDMDLDAEAIARKAMNIAAEICVYTNDNFTIETLDTELSSLEKVI; translated from the coding sequence ATGAGAGAACATAAGCCTGATAGAATGTATGGGACAACTATTATCACTGTACGAAAAGGTAGCAAAGTTGTTATAGCTGGTGATGGTCAGGTTTCGCTTGGGCAAACAATTATGAAAAGCAATGCACGCAAAGTGCGCCGTCTTGGGAAAGATGGAACAGTTATTGCTGGTTTTGCAGGGGCTACGGCTGATGCTTTCACATTGTTAGAACGTTTAGGAATGAAGCTCGAGCAGTATCCTAATCAGCTTATGCGTGCATGTGTAGAACTTGCAAAAGATTGGCGTACTGATCGCTATTTGCGTCGTCTTGAGGCGATGATGCTTGTAGCTGATAAAAAAACAACCTTAGTTTTAACAGGCCTTGGTGATGTATTAGAGCCAAAAGATGGGATTATGGCGATTGGTTCTGGGGGTAATTTTGCTCTGTCAGCTGCGCGGGCACTTATGGATATGGATTTAGATGCAGAAGCTATTGCACGTAAAGCCATGAATATTGCTGCTGAAATTTGTGTTTATACCAATGACAATTTTACCATTGAAACATTGGATACAGAGTTGTCTTCTTTGGAGAAAGTTATTTAA